In Mustela lutreola isolate mMusLut2 chromosome 4, mMusLut2.pri, whole genome shotgun sequence, the genomic stretch ATGggttgtctccttcctgatcccatcttgtttcttttatttttttcctaacccCAAAACCCcctacattgcatctccacttcctcatatcagggagatcatatgataattgtctttctccaactggcttacttcactcagaataataccctctagttccatccacgtcctcacaaatggcaagatttcatttcttttgatggttgcatagtattccattgtgtatataaactacttcttctttatccattcatctgttgatggacatctaggttctttccatagtttggctattgtggacattgctgctataaacattcaggtgcacgtgcccctttggatcactatgtttgtatctttaggttaaatacccagtagtgcaattgctgggtcataaggtagctctattttcagctttttgaggaacctccatgctgttttccaacttgcattcccaccaatagtgtaggagggttctcctttctctgcatcctcgccaacatctgtcatttcctgacttgttgattttagccattctgactggtgtgaggtgatatctcattgtggttttgatttgtatttccctgatgccgagtgatatggagcactttttcatgtgtctgttggccatctggatgtcgtctttgcagaaatgtttgttcatgtcttctgcccatttcttgattggattatttgttctttgggtgttgagtttgctgtttctttatagattttggacactagtccttaatctgatatgtcatttgcaaatatcttctcccattctgtcagttgtcttttggttttgttaactctttcctttgcagtgaaaaagcttttgatcttgatgaagtcccagtacttcattttttcccttgattcccttgcctttggcaatgttcctaggaagaagttgctgcagctgaggtcgaagaggttgctgctggtgttctcctcaaggattttgatggattcctttctcacattgaggtccttcatccattttgagtctattttcatgtgtggtataaggaaatggtccaatttcattttttctgcatatggctgtccaattttcccaacaccatttgttgaagaggctttttttttttttttcattgaacattatttcctgctttgtctatgattagttgaccattgagttgagggtctatttctgggctctctattctgttccactgatctttgtgtctgtttttgtgccagtaccatactgtcttgatgatgacagctttgtaatagagcttgaagtccggaattgtaatgccaccaactttggctttctttttcaatattcctttggctattcgaggtcttttctggttccatataaattttaagattatttgttccatttctttgaaaaaaatgaatgggattttgatagggatttcattaaatgtgtggattgctttaggtagtgaagacatttttacaatatttattcttccaatccatgagcatggaacatttttctatttttttgtgtcttcctcaatttctttcatgagtactttatagttttctgagtatagattctttgcctctttggttaggtttattcctaggtatcttatggttttgggtacagttgtaaatgggactgactccttaatttctctttcttctgtcttgttgttgtctTCCACCATTTTTTGATGTGTGACTGTTAGTTAATCTTAAATGTTAAACCCTGTGTAAAACATGATTATGGATATCTTCTAtcatataataatacatttttaaagaaagactatAAGATATACAAAAATGTACTGTTCATACAtgagtaaaaatatttgaataccaTCTGATACTCATAATTTACTCTCATAATAAATGTGAATTTTCAATTAATATCTGTATGATAGTCACTTTTAGTGTATGAGATGTTTTGCTTTGTCATTTCTTCTCTATGCATTTGTCTGATCAGATATAACCTGTAAGAAATGGTGAACAAGGCatagtaaaaggaagaaaattttaattggCACATTTTCAAAGTTGAGAATAGTTTTGGTAAAAGATGAgtatttgggctttttttttttttttttttttgccgccATTATGGTGTGCATGAATGTCCTGGCAGATGCTCTCAAGAGCATCAACAATGCTGAAAAGAGAGGCAAACGCCAGGTTCTTATTAGGCCGTGCTCCAAAGTCATCGTCCGGTTTCTCACTGTGATGATGAAGCATGGTTACATTGGcgaatttgaaattattgatgatcACAGAGCGGGGAAGATTGTTGTGAACTTCACAGGCAGGTTGAACAGGTGTGGAGTGATCAGCCCCAGATTTGATGTacaactgaaagatctagaaaaatggCAGAATAACTTGCTCCCGTCCCGCCAGTTTGGTTTCATTGTACTGACAACTTCAGCTGGCATCATGGACCATGAAGAAGCAAGACGAAAACACAcaggagggaaaatcctgggattcTTTTTCTAGGGATGTAATACATACGTGCAAATAAAAtgcctcaatggaaaaaaaaatgagtatttgggAATTTTAACTAttgattaatattaaatttatagattatttATAAAGTAGTCTCTattttatggaatttttaaagtttacaaataaatttaaataatatataaagcaaattatTATAATGCTCTTTGCCATTTTATACAAGGTAAAGTAACTGAAACATGGACATATAAAGTAACAATGATAACTAATGAAATAGGTTTAAACTAGAATTGTACAGAAATGATCAAAGGATTATGTGACTTTTAGTTCCTTCTCTATCCctggaaaagtataaaataactGCATATCACACCAGCCACTAAGAAAATTCTTTGCTACTTTGAAAACAGCCAGAATTGTCCATAGAAATTTATGCAAAAGAACACAATTCCATACTGAATTGTGATTATAGATTGAAAATAGATTATATATGAAATGTGTACATATTTCACTGATGATTAAGATGGATAACAGGATGCACACAGAATGTTTTAGATATCTTACAATAAATATCctatcaaaagaaaacaaaaccaacataTTGATATAACCTTCCCATCTTAGATTTCATTGTCAGGCTCCAAATGTACAGAGGGTTAATATGTCCATTTCTTCCCTCTCAACCTTCCTATTTATAGACTTTAAAAGATTGCCATGACTGGTATAAGAAGAAAATGTCGAAAGGTTATAAAACACtgcagagaaaacatttttaatgagtcTTCCAGAActctgaaataaaaatcagaaataaggtTATTATAATGAAACCAGTGTTCAAGACATGTTTTCTAGTATTAGTTCTTCCTATCTGTATTGCATAATTAGTGGTAGGCAAGTTAGGTTGTAAACTGTgagaaaaacaacatattttccaactctggctccttgctctgctgcaggcagctgggaatattttccagaaataGAAGGTGGCTGtgacaaacaataaaatataggGAGTGAGAGCCACGATGATCTCTTTTTCACATCTGTCATCACTGCACATACTGACAGATATATCAGAATGCCATGTGAATCTGAAGGCAATGTGTCAAAATCTGTGGGTATGCCTGGTCCCAAAGGATTTATTGCTTTATTAGGAACCAAgggaagaactaaaataaaagaaattaaaataatgaatttatattcCCTAATAACCTGGAATGAGATTTtgaatgctgtaataaacatgtgCTTCAATTACACATACTTCTGCCTTTACCtattgctcttttttaaaaatgccagtcTTTGGTTCTAAGTCAGAAATGCAAAGGGTTGAGTTTTGGTACTTAATAGTGTGATGGTCTTGAAGACTCCAAACCCAAATAATAAAACTGGctgaaggtgttttttttttaaccttttcttctGATCAAATCACTAAGGAAAGTGAACCTGTTGTCCACATTGCTTCAGCCTGAGGTGGTATCCTCTCAAATGGGTAATTATATGACCTTACTTCTAAATATGAGTATGTCAAAAAGGATTCTGAAAGGGTTGAAAAACCTGGGTCCTGACAGCTCTTAGGAACTGTGTTACTTTAGAGAATCATTAATCAGGATGTTGTGATACTAAATAAAGTATTGCAAATCTTTGTAAAGAGGAAAatgatattcattcatttatgattGGGCTAGAGTCATTCATTATACTGGAGTTAAAGCATTGAGACTGTAGATCTAATACTCTATGTTTAATAAGTTCTACCAGCTTTGTGGGATTTACCTGAATTTAGTTTTTGCAGTAAAAAGCTGCTTTGTTAAAGATCTGCTAATatcacttccccccacccccaaagattATGGCCTCTTTGATCTTTGGTTAGTCACTTAACCTCCCTGGGATGCTAGTTTCTTTGTAGGAACATAGAGGAATTGGAGTTAGATGATCATTTATGTTCAATCCATTCTTACAGTGTTCTACCACATTCACACTGCTCATTCTTCATGTTGAAATCTAGGACAGCAGGCACAAGGACCTTTGGACTCAGCATTTCCTGTTTGCACATGGCTGAATGGGACTGAGATTATCTCCATCACTGGTTTGCCTGTCCAGTTTGTCTTCATATTACAAATTCTGTTACAAAGTACTTTCTATTTTGGTCATCAGGATTCTTGCTTGTTTTCACCTGAGGCTTGCAGAGTTATGAGTAAATATTTCATCTGTTAAACTAACACTTAAactaactctttatttttttttcctgttctcatGAAAGACTTGTCACAAAACCAACTACATACTAATGTCACAGAAATACACTGTCAACAGTTCAAAATTTTGAACCACAGATATCTCTCCTGAAGGTAGAAATTAGAGTTTCAAATGCAATTCTGCATTTTAAAGAACTGTGAGTCCTGAACAATCACAGTCCTATTTCCTGTTATACTATTGCTCATGCTTTTTATAATGTCTTGCAGTTTTGACAGATGAAGCCAGTGCATGTTAAGTGACATGAAAGCAATAATAGTAAAAGCACTTTAAGTATAGATAAATGTGCATAGAAAATCATAATTTATTTCAAGAAGGTCACAGAGGATtgattatcaatattttaaattttactttctgcctcttttttgaTTTAGAATGCTGGTGAATCAATTATCccttttactcttttatttttgatcatCTTGTATtagttagggttctccagagaaacagaactattGATCTATAGAACTATAGATACGGTATATTGACATAGATatatagtttgttgttgttgttgttgttttaggaaCTCATGAAACTGTGAAGGCTGGTAAATCCAAGTTCTGTGGGGCAGGACAGGAGGCTGGAGAATGGGAGAGTTGTAATTTCAGTCAGAAGGCAGACTGTTGGCAGAATTCCTTCTGGCTAGGTCAATTTTTTCTAGGAAGGCCTTCAGTTTAtgggatgaggcccacccacattatggagggcagtctgatttaaatgttaatcttatcTA encodes the following:
- the LOC131830425 gene encoding small ribosomal subunit protein uS8-like — encoded protein: MVCMNVLADALKSINNAEKRGKRQVLIRPCSKVIVRFLTVMMKHGYIGEFEIIDDHRAGKIVVNFTGRLNRCGVISPRFDVQLKDLEKWQNNLLPSRQFGFIVLTTSAGIMDHEEARRKHTGGKILGFFF